Within the Streptomyces vilmorinianum genome, the region GCTGAAGACCGCGAAGTACGCCTCCGCGCACTACCTGGACGAGCTGCCGTCCGAGGGCTCCGAGCTCGGCCACGGCTTCCGGGACAAGGAGCTGGAGGAGAAGGTCTTCGAGCTCACCCAGAAGATCGGCATCGGCGCGCAGTTCGGCGGCAAGTACTTCTGCCACGACGTCCGCGTCGTCCGCCTGCCCCGCCACGGCGCCTCGCTGCCCGTCGCGATCGCGGTGTCCTGCTCCGCCGACCGTCAGGCCGTCGCGAAGATCACCGCCGAGGGCGTCTTCCTGGAGCAGCTGGAGACCGACCCGGCGCGCTTCCTGCCGGACACCACCGACGAGCACCTCTCCACCGAGGGGGACGTCGTCAAGATCGACCTGAACCAGCCCATGGACGAGATCCTCGCCGAGCTGACGAAGTACCCCGTCAAGACCCGCCTCTCACTGACCGGCCCGCTGGTCGTGGCCCGCGACATCGCGCACGCCAAGATCAAGGAGCGGCTCGACGCGGGCGAGGAGATGCCGCAGTACCTGAAGGACCACCCGGTCTACTACGCCGGTCCGGCCAAGACCCCCGAGGGCTACGCCTCCGGCTCCTTCGGCCCGACGACGGCCGGCCGGATGGACTCGTACGTCGAGCAGTTCCAGGCCGCGGGCGGCTCCAAGGTCATGCTGGCCAAGGGCAACCGCTCGAAGCAGGTCACGGACGCGTGCGGCGGCCACGGCGGCTTCTACCTGGGCTCGATCGGCGGCCCGGCGGCGCGTCTCGCGCAGGACTGCATCAAGAAGGTCGAGGTCGTCGAGTACGAGGAGCTCGGCATGGAGGCCGTCTGGAAGATCGAGGTCGAGGACTTCCCGGCGTTCATCGTCGTGGACGACAAGGGCAACGACTTCTTCCAGAACCCGGCCCCGGAGCCGACCTTCACCCACATCCCGGTCCGCGGCCCCGGCCTCGGCTGACCGGCACCCTTCTCCCCCCTGAGGCCAAGTAGGCCGGAATCCGGCCTACTTGGCCCCTAGAGTCCTGCCATCGGCCGGGACGCGGTGTCCGCGGCGGTGACGAGAGGGGAACGTCCATGTTGCGAGGGCTCACCACGGTCAGCTTCTACGCCTCCGACCTGGCCGCGGCGAAGAGCTGGTATTCGGAACTGCTCGGCATGGAGCCGTACTTCGAGCGGCCGGGGTACGCCGAGTTCCGCATCGGTGACTACCAGCACGAGTTCGGGCTGATCGACGCCCGCTACGCACCCGCGGGCGCCGCGGCCGGACCCGGGGGCGCGATCGTCTACTGGCACGTCGACGACGTGAGCGCGACGTTCGAGAAGCTCCTGTCCATGGGGGCGAAGGAGTACGAGCCGCTCACCCCCCGCGGCCCGGGATTCGTCACCGCCTCGGTGACCGAT harbors:
- a CDS encoding VOC family protein — encoded protein: MLRGLTTVSFYASDLAAAKSWYSELLGMEPYFERPGYAEFRIGDYQHEFGLIDARYAPAGAAAGPGGAIVYWHVDDVSATFEKLLSMGAKEYEPLTPRGPGFVTASVTDPFGNVLGVMRNQHYMDVLNTPR
- a CDS encoding fumarate hydratase; this translates as MPEFAYSDLLPLGEDTTPYRLVTSEGVSTFEADGRTFLTVEPEALRTLAAEAIHDIQHYLRPAHLAQLRRIIDDPEASSNDKFVALDLLKNANIAAAGVLPMCQDTGTAIVMGKRGQSVLTRGKDEEALSKGIYDAYTKLNLRYSQMAPLTMWEEKNTGSNLPAQIELYATDGGAYKFLFMAKGGGSANKSFLYQETKAVLNEASMMKFLEEKIRSLGTAACPPYHLAIVVGGTSAEFALKTAKYASAHYLDELPSEGSELGHGFRDKELEEKVFELTQKIGIGAQFGGKYFCHDVRVVRLPRHGASLPVAIAVSCSADRQAVAKITAEGVFLEQLETDPARFLPDTTDEHLSTEGDVVKIDLNQPMDEILAELTKYPVKTRLSLTGPLVVARDIAHAKIKERLDAGEEMPQYLKDHPVYYAGPAKTPEGYASGSFGPTTAGRMDSYVEQFQAAGGSKVMLAKGNRSKQVTDACGGHGGFYLGSIGGPAARLAQDCIKKVEVVEYEELGMEAVWKIEVEDFPAFIVVDDKGNDFFQNPAPEPTFTHIPVRGPGLG